One Williamwhitmania taraxaci genomic window, TCCTTATACCGTTTTCCGTTGGTTGTAATATCTAAGAATAGTGATCTTACTCCACTTTCTTTTCCGTTCTCCCTTAGTTTTACGCCCATGGTTATGTTTTTTATAGTTCTTTGTTATTCTAGTTACACAAAGATAATAAAAATATAAATAACGGGGGACAGTCCGGGGGACAGTTATTATCATAACATGGCATTATCAAGAGAAAGGATGCCTTCTCTAAAAACCTTTAAACGCTTGGTGTGTATGCTTTTGTTGTATTTTTGTTTTCTCTTGTTTTGCAGGTTCGAGTCCTGTTCCCGCAACTCTTTTTTATTCATGAATTGAAGTATTAATTGGCAAGGTATCTGTTATTATTCAATTTGGATGTAGATAAATAAGAAAAAAGCCTTGAGGTTTATTCCTCAAGGCTTTGCCAGATGAAAAAAGTGCTACTTATTCAGCAAACTTTTAAAATCGTCACCCGATGGGTTTTGGAACACCTTAAGCTCAAATTCAGGAATTACGGCAAGCATATGGTCGAATATATCGCTCAGATTAGCCTCGTAGAAAATCCATCTTTTCTCTTTTGAGAAACCGTAAATTTCCATGGCGATACCTTTTTCGGAAGGCTCGAGCAAGCGCACCATAAGCGTGGCATCGGTATTTATGTTCGGGTTCGATTGCAAATATAATTCCAGGTATTTGCGAAAAACACCAAGGTTGGTAAGTTGTCTCCCATTTACATCTACAGACTTGTCGATGTTATTGCTCTCGTTGTATTTTCTGAGTTCGGTCTCCATATCCTCAATATATGTGCGAAGGATTTGGATGCGCTTTAGCTTTATGAGCAATTCGGGTGAGCAGAATTTTACACTTGTAACGTTAATCAGTACCGAACGCTTAAATCTGCGGCCATCGGATTGTTCCATGCCGCGCCAGTTGGTAAACGATTCGCTCACCAGCGCGTAGGTTGGAATAGTGGTAATGGTTCTGTCCCAGTTTTGAACCTTAACGGTGGTAAGGTTTATCTCCATCACATTTCCATCGGCTTTGCGGGAGGGCATTTCAATCCAATCACCAATCTTTAGCATATCGTTGGCCGATAGTTGGATGGAGGCTACGAATCCGAGAATGGTATCCTTGAAGATAAACATTAGGATAGCTGCCGATGCGCCCAACCCGACTACTATGCCACCGGGATCTTTACCTATTAGTAAGGCAATAATCACGATGCCGCCAAAGAAATAACTGAGTATTTTGGCAATCTGGAGGTAACCCTTTATGGCTCTTTCCTTGGATACTGGCATGGTTTGATATACATCATGGGCGGCATCCAAGAAGGCATCGAGGGTAAACAGCCCAACCATGATCATGTAACAAGTTGTTAAGGTCTGGATTACCTTGATGTATACGGGAGCAATATCCTCTAGGGCAATAGGGATGAGAAAATATACCACTATGGCTGGAGCCATGTGAGCGAATTTATGGAAAACCCTTCGTTCAATAAGGAAGTCGTCCCACTCTGTTTTGCTTTTTTTTGCAAACCGAATTAAGGTACTTAATATGATCTTTTTAACAAGGAAATCGGCAATGAAAGCAATAAGGCCTATTGCGGCTAGGGCAATTAGTATCTTCAGGAGAATGATAATCGAACTGCTGATGGCAAAGGTGGTAATCCACTTTTCCAACTTCTCCATTAAGGCATAATTACTTGTAATAAAAAGTAGGTTTCTCATTTTATAATTCTATTCGTTTTGGAAAGCAAAAATAAGTATATCTTTCAGAGGTTGCAATTATGAATGCCATAATAGACTAAAATGATCAAGGATGCATGATTATTCGATTTGTAGGGACTTCTTTCCTGCACCTTTTGTTTGAACGATGATAGCGGTGGATGCGATTTACAAATAATATAACTATTTGATTTATGAGGTGGATTATACTTTCTTTCGCGGCACTTTGTAGCGGGGCTTGCTATGGACAATCCGTTAGTTTTGCCGATTATTTTGAGACGACAACTGCCCTGCGGATCGACTTTTCCCTTGCAGGAAATGCCCAAACCCAAACGGCATACTTCGATGCGGCATATAGCGAAGTTGTGTGGGGTGGCAATCCTTCAAATACGGTAGAATCCTATTCCTACGGGGAATACTCCTTTAAAGTATTCGATAAAGAGACCAATACGCTCATTTTTTCGAAGGGATTCTCCTCGCTTTTTCAGGAGTGGAGAACAACCGAGGAGGCAAAGTTGGTTGCTCGGGCATTTACACAGAGTGTCAGGATACCTCGACCTATCAAACCTTTTAAAATTGAGATTAGCGAACGACGAAAAGTAGATGGACTTTTTTATGCCATGTTCTCAATGGATCTCGATCCCAAATCGATTTTCATTAATGGCGAAAAACGGCAGAAGTATCCGGTGGCAGAGTTGCAAAAGATGGGCGATCCTGACAAGAAAGTCGATTTGGTAATTATTGCAGAGGGTTATCAAAGCGGAGAGATGGATACCTTTGTTGCCGATGCCAATAGGTTGATAGATTATATGTTTCAATATGAGCCATATAAAACCAATAGAGGCAATTTTAATATTTGGCTAGTGAAGTCCAATTCGCAAGATTCTGGGCCGGATAATCCTGGAAAGAATCAATGGAAGAGCACTGTTGCCGGTTCCACCTTTTATACTTTTAATGAGGAGCGGTATCTCACTACTTTCGACTATAAATCCATTGCCGACCTTATTACCGGAGTTCCTTGCGATGCCGTTTATGTCCTTGTTAACTCCGAAAAGTATGGTGGAGGAGGTATTTTCGGCTATTACGCGTTAAGTTCTTCTCGGCATGCTTCTTCTCCTCAGGTCTTTATTCACGAATTTGGGCATAGTTTTGCTGGACTTGGCGATGAATATTTCGATTCCTCGACACCTTATGGCGATTTCTATAACTTGAAGGTGGAGCCGTGGGAACCCAACATTACTACCATGGTGAACTTTGCGAGCAAGTGGAAGGATATGGTAGCAGTGACAACTCCAATTCCCACTCCGGCAATGGATGCAAATGCCGATATCATTGGCCTTTTTGAAGGGGGAGGCTACATGACTAAGGGAATTTTTCGACCCATGCAGAAATGCCGCATGCGAACCAATGTGGCCAAAGGGTTTTGTCCGGTTTGCCAAAAGTCCATTGAAAAAGTAATACAGTTTTACTGCAAATAGTGGTCTTCATCCTTTCTAACGAAAGTCATCCCTTACGGATGGCTTTTGTTAGTATGTTGATTCCAATTCTTGGATTTCGATTCGTAGTTCTCGAGACATTCGTAAGTCGGATGGGTAGAAAAACACCATAATGAATGCACCTAGGATTGCTTCGAGTTGAAGCACGTTGGATCCGGTAAGGAAAAAAGATATTGTGAAAAGGACGGAAACCGATTCAACTATTAAGTTCCGAATAATGGCAGCCGATCGATAGGCGATTAGTTTCTCATTCAGTGGTTTCCTCTCGGCACGTTTCATCTCTCTTTCGAAACGATAGTAGCTAAGAAAGGCTGCAGGAAGGCACGCAGCACTTACACCCCAAAACATGACTGCCTCAAGTACTTTGTCGGTAAATTGGTACCATTCGTAGATGTAGGAGGGTATGCCAACAATTGTTAGTCCAATGATCATCTGTATGATAGAGATAATCCGAATTCGTCTAACTTCTATTTGGACAGAAGGCATGAACGTTTATTTTGGTTGAAGATTCCTCAAAAGGGAGTATCTTCATGTTTATTCTTTGTATTTTCCAAAAAAAGGATTACACCCTTTCGGTTGTAATCCTTTTAACCCAAAAACTACTACTAACTACTAAACTACTGCTGCTGATACGGCAAATTTTACCGTTTGGTTTCCTCTACTTTTGTGTTTTTAAGCACATAGTCATTTATCTGGCGTAGGCCAACTTTGGGGTTGGCAATAACGTTGCAGCCATTGATGCATCCACCCTCACACGACATCACTTCAACCAAGTTACCCTGTGGGTTCTTTGTCAGTGATTTAAGTATTCGGATATTGGCCTGGTCGATACCATTAATTACAAGCCCTTGGAGTGGAAAACCTTCAGGAAGTTTTGCTTTTACACAAGCAGCAACACCTCCGCTGGCGGCAAAACTATTGGCCAAAGCATTTATTTTTTTATTGGGTTCGATTGGTTCGCACCTATCTATATCAATTCCGTTGGCCACGAGCATCGCTCCGAACTCCTCAAAGCTAAGCACACAGTCTATATTTGGATTGTGAAAAGCTTCAAAGCGTTTAGCGGTGCATGGTCCAATAAATACAATTACGGCGTCAGGGTGTTGTTTTCGGGCCATCTCGGCCGTAATTGCCATTGGACTTGGGGTATGCGAAACGAATGGTTTGAGCTCTTCGATATGTCTGTTCACCAAATTTACATAGGAAGGACAACAGGAGGTAGTCATAAAGGATTGTCCTTCTGCAAGCTTTTCCTGAAGTTCGGCTGCCTCCCTTATAGTGGTTTCTTCGGCGCCCCAAGCAACCTCGTATATATGGTCAAAGCCAACTTGCTTAACACCACCCAAAATCTTACCATAATCGGCCTTGAATTGAGCGATTATGGCGGGGGCAACTAAGGCAACCAACTCTTTTCCGTTACGCTTCTTTGTGGCAATCTCTACTAAATGCGACTTTTCCATAACCGCACCAAATGGACAGGCTACCACGCATTTACCGCACTGGATACACTTTTCGTTGTCGATAACTTCAATGCCTGCCTCATTCTTGGTGATGGCTCCTACTGGGCACGACTCTTCGCAGGGTACAGGGGTATATATAATTGCATGAAAAGGACATACCTTTTGGCATATGCCGCAATTCACGCACTTATTGTGTTCAATATTTGCTTGGTTATTGCTATCAAATGATATGGCATCTTTTGGGCAATTCACCTCGCATGGGCGGGCCACGCAGCCACGACACATATTCGTAACCACATAGTTTACCTTTACGCACGAGCTGCATGCTTCATCTACCACGGTGAGCATAACATCGGTTTGCTCGGTACGGTCGATTGCCAGCTGAGCGTAGTGGCTAAGCGGAGTTAATTCATCGGTTTCGTCTTGTATATTGAAACCTAGAATAGCCATAGTCTTGTACTTAAGCACCGCTCTGTCCTTATGCACACAGCATCGGCTATAGCCACTTTTCCGTGGCCGCATTTCAAGAGGAATTCGATCGATCTTTTCAACGAGCTGATTCTCGCTCAATAGCTGTGCTATACGCGTCAGTAGTTCGCGACGTAAAATGGTTGCGTTATTGTTAACTGCCATGATACGCACCTCCCAACTCGTCCTTAATTGCAATCAATACTTTTTGTATGGTGGCTTCCGAGATACACTTTCCATTAACATCGGCAAAGGGAGCTCTTCCGTTGGCTGGATCGTTGCAATACCCGCTACAGGTAGATCCTTTAAAGTCGACTTGAGCCATGATTTCGGCCGGAATTCTCTCAGGGAGTAGCTGTAGGTCGGCTCCGCCCATGAGGTAGCAGAGGGTTCCTGTGCATACTTTAACGGTTACTTTCTTTTCCATAGTTCGGTTCATTTAACTCCAGCCTATATAAACTGAAGGTTTACTTCTTTTAAAAACTTTTCCTCCAACACTCGCACAATTCGTTTTATTACGTTTCGCCGTATTTCCAACTCAACGGGAAGGTTTGGATCTTGATGGGCATTGTTAATCTTGGTGCCAATCATAAAGTCGATAAGGTCGCTTTTGAGTAGCATTTTTGTAATATCTACAGCAGGTCCTTCGCCTGTAACGCCTGAAGATGTTAGTTCTTCGAGTATTTCAGCCACCTTTCCAATAGTGAGTATTCCCTCGGTTATAAGATCGATACCCTCCATGCGTGAGGCAGGTGGAAGCCCCGATTTATCGGGCATCATTCCAACATCGATGGGACGATTAAGCTCTCGGGAGATGATTTGAGAAGTAGTTCCTCCGCAAACAATCTTTTTTCCGGGATAGGAGTCAACCAAGTGGGCAAGGTATCCATCCTTATCTTCGCGAAAAGGTGGCCCAGAGCAAACCATTAAGCGGCGGGGTTCGCGAAAGTAACTTACCGCACAGCTAATATCGTCTTTGGGACAATATACGTCGTTAGCATTTGCCTTTTGCACCACCTTGCGAGCAAGATCATAGGCAGAAATGGTTTCATTTTCGGCAATACATTTCAGCACAAATTCCTCCACACCATCGTCTTCCCAACCAAACGGCATTTCGTTGGTGCCTATTCCTGCTTGGGTCACACCATCGGAAAACATTACCAGTCGATCTTCCTTTTCCATTCGAATTACCGATTGGAACATGCGTCGGTGCTTTTCGCTGCGCTCTTTTATGATGATCTCTTCCCGTTGAATGGACATTGAGGCACCATTACGAATGAGAAGGTATCTGGGGTTATCAAACTCCACGATTTTTGTTTCACCATCGGAGTCAATATCGGCAATGGTAAAGGTGGCATAGCTAATCATGCGCTTGCTATCTACTGGCAGCGTATCCATAATGGTAACTGCGGCTTTCTCCACCGGTACATTACAGGTAGTAAAGTTCACCGCCATGGAGGTGGTGAGCGTTGCCAGTACATTTGCTTTTACGCCACTACCCAGCCCATCGGAGAATGCAATTACAATGCGATCTTCGTTTTTAATTTTCCTGGATAGGAACACGTCACCGCATAGCTGGTTACCCTCCTTATTTAGCTGGAAGCACTCAACTTCTATATGGAAGTTACTGCTCTTCATCAGGCGAAAGCGTTTCGAGAATGGAGGAGAGCATGGCCTCTGTTTTGGAGGCATTTTCACCTAGTAGGTATGCGATTTTCTGCACGGTCTCCATGTTTTCCTTGATAACATCCTTAGTGCGGCGAGCAATTTCGTCGTTGCGCACTTCGGGAATGGTAAGGTCGCGTACCACTGCGCTTACGATCTTATGCTTTTGGATATTAAATACCGAGATTTTGAGCTTCTTTGAGCCCACCTTCACGTCGCGCTCCATTTGGTCTTCCCCCGTATTCAAGGCAGCGGCCAGCATTTTATGGAAAGGAACAAGCTTTTCGGCCACCGCGCCCTCTAGTCCTGGATTGGCATCGAAGATCATTTCAGTTTCGGCTCCGAGCATTGTTGCAAAGTTACGGTTGGCTTCAATAACCCGCATTTTGTCATCAACAATAACTACCCCAGAAGGAATTTTCTGGAGTAATACCGTGGCTTTATCGTGGGCCACTTTGCGCATGTAGGATACGCACATGCTTCGCTCGGCGTTGCCGAGAATCATGGCAATGGCAAACTCTTTGCAGCTATCGTAACCACATCCACTACAGTTGAGCTCATCCTTTGATGATAGTTTTCCGACAGCGCTTAAGGCTTCTGCAATCTCCTTGGAACTAAATTTCCGGACGGGTACAGGTTTAATCTCTATGAATTTGCACGAAATATCTCCTGCCTCCATGCTAATAGTTGGGTTTTTAATTGTTTTTGATGCCAAAGGCACTCGGTTAATAACGTGATAGCGTTTTACCGCAAGTGATTCTTTGCTGCGAGTTCCTGGACCCGAAATACAACCGCCATTACAGGAGAGCAACTCAAGAAATAGGGTGTTGTTTCCATTGTAGATATCGATATCCTTTAGAGCATCAGTAATGCCTCTGCTGCCAGAAAAGGTCATAAAGGAAATATCAGTTGCGGTAGCATCTTCCTTAATGCCGGATATCATACCACCATCGATGGGATAAAGTGTTCCTAATCCAGAATGAACCGGCTCGAACAATCCAGGTTCAGTTTCATTCGGTAATTCAACGTAAAGGTTTATGCCTTCATCTTCAATCCATTGTGCTAAATCCTTAAAGGTGAGTGCAACCTCCACAATATCTTGGTTTTTATCGGATTCAATCTTTTTGGCAATGCATGGTCCAAAGAAGATAACCTTCGCATCGGGACCATACCATCTCTTTAAAAGCGCACCATGAACCATCAGCGGGGACACCACCGGAGTTAGGTATTGAACGTATTGGGGGTAATATTTGATTATTAGCTCAACAACCGAAGGGCAAGCAGTGGAGATGGCAACCTTATGTTTCCATGCCGCATCGTTGAGCAGTCTGCCTGTCTCTTTTGATACCACCTCGGCACCCAACGATGTTTCAGAAACAGCGGTAAAACCAATAAATTTTAGGGCATTAACCATTCTCTGTTCCGACACTCCGGGAAAGTCTGCAACCCAAGAGGGTGCGATGGAGGCAATTACTTTGGAATCTTCATCAAGAATTAGCTTAGCCAAGGTAAGGTCGTTTCTTACTTTTTTTGCACCCACTGGGCAAATCTCGGTGCAGTGACCACAGAAGATACATAGCTCCTCCACGATGGATGCGCTGCCGTCCTCAATCTTAATTGCCTTTACCGGACATTCGCGGACGCACTTGTAGCAGTCTTGGCAATCGTTCTTCTCGGTATATATTGGCTTGGAGTAGTTCATGGCTACAACAGTTTCTTTTCCAATATAGAAATTATGGTATCGGGGCTAACCTCCTTTAATATTTCACCATTTATTACCACAATGGGGCCTTCGTTGCATAGGCCGAGACATAGTTTCCCTTTAAAGGTAAGATTCGCCTTTAAGTTATTTTGCTGAATATATGACTTTATAACCGCTAAGGTCTCCTGGTTTCCTCTTGAATAGCAAGAACTTCCGAGGCAGATCATAATTTCGTTTTTCTGTTGCATGGCGATTACATTAAATACTGGTTTCCGGAAGATGCTTTAACATCCGGGTGAAGCGATCATTTATTCTGGCAAAGGTAGCTTTG contains:
- a CDS encoding mechanosensitive ion channel family protein, giving the protein MRNLLFITSNYALMEKLEKWITTFAISSSIIILLKILIALAAIGLIAFIADFLVKKIILSTLIRFAKKSKTEWDDFLIERRVFHKFAHMAPAIVVYFLIPIALEDIAPVYIKVIQTLTTCYMIMVGLFTLDAFLDAAHDVYQTMPVSKERAIKGYLQIAKILSYFFGGIVIIALLIGKDPGGIVVGLGASAAILMFIFKDTILGFVASIQLSANDMLKIGDWIEMPSRKADGNVMEINLTTVKVQNWDRTITTIPTYALVSESFTNWRGMEQSDGRRFKRSVLINVTSVKFCSPELLIKLKRIQILRTYIEDMETELRKYNESNNIDKSVDVNGRQLTNLGVFRKYLELYLQSNPNINTDATLMVRLLEPSEKGIAMEIYGFSKEKRWIFYEANLSDIFDHMLAVIPEFELKVFQNPSGDDFKSLLNK
- a CDS encoding M64 family metallopeptidase, translating into MRWIILSFAALCSGACYGQSVSFADYFETTTALRIDFSLAGNAQTQTAYFDAAYSEVVWGGNPSNTVESYSYGEYSFKVFDKETNTLIFSKGFSSLFQEWRTTEEAKLVARAFTQSVRIPRPIKPFKIEISERRKVDGLFYAMFSMDLDPKSIFINGEKRQKYPVAELQKMGDPDKKVDLVIIAEGYQSGEMDTFVADANRLIDYMFQYEPYKTNRGNFNIWLVKSNSQDSGPDNPGKNQWKSTVAGSTFYTFNEERYLTTFDYKSIADLITGVPCDAVYVLVNSEKYGGGGIFGYYALSSSRHASSPQVFIHEFGHSFAGLGDEYFDSSTPYGDFYNLKVEPWEPNITTMVNFASKWKDMVAVTTPIPTPAMDANADIIGLFEGGGYMTKGIFRPMQKCRMRTNVAKGFCPVCQKSIEKVIQFYCK
- a CDS encoding monomeric [FeFe] hydrogenase, with product MAVNNNATILRRELLTRIAQLLSENQLVEKIDRIPLEMRPRKSGYSRCCVHKDRAVLKYKTMAILGFNIQDETDELTPLSHYAQLAIDRTEQTDVMLTVVDEACSSCVKVNYVVTNMCRGCVARPCEVNCPKDAISFDSNNQANIEHNKCVNCGICQKVCPFHAIIYTPVPCEESCPVGAITKNEAGIEVIDNEKCIQCGKCVVACPFGAVMEKSHLVEIATKKRNGKELVALVAPAIIAQFKADYGKILGGVKQVGFDHIYEVAWGAEETTIREAAELQEKLAEGQSFMTTSCCPSYVNLVNRHIEELKPFVSHTPSPMAITAEMARKQHPDAVIVFIGPCTAKRFEAFHNPNIDCVLSFEEFGAMLVANGIDIDRCEPIEPNKKINALANSFAASGGVAACVKAKLPEGFPLQGLVINGIDQANIRILKSLTKNPQGNLVEVMSCEGGCINGCNVIANPKVGLRQINDYVLKNTKVEETKR
- a CDS encoding NADH-quinone oxidoreductase subunit NuoE family protein — protein: MEKKVTVKVCTGTLCYLMGGADLQLLPERIPAEIMAQVDFKGSTCSGYCNDPANGRAPFADVNGKCISEATIQKVLIAIKDELGGAYHGS
- a CDS encoding SpoIIE family protein phosphatase, translated to MKSSNFHIEVECFQLNKEGNQLCGDVFLSRKIKNEDRIVIAFSDGLGSGVKANVLATLTTSMAVNFTTCNVPVEKAAVTIMDTLPVDSKRMISYATFTIADIDSDGETKIVEFDNPRYLLIRNGASMSIQREEIIIKERSEKHRRMFQSVIRMEKEDRLVMFSDGVTQAGIGTNEMPFGWEDDGVEEFVLKCIAENETISAYDLARKVVQKANANDVYCPKDDISCAVSYFREPRRLMVCSGPPFREDKDGYLAHLVDSYPGKKIVCGGTTSQIISRELNRPIDVGMMPDKSGLPPASRMEGIDLITEGILTIGKVAEILEELTSSGVTGEGPAVDITKMLLKSDLIDFMIGTKINNAHQDPNLPVELEIRRNVIKRIVRVLEEKFLKEVNLQFI
- a CDS encoding [Fe-Fe] hydrogenase large subunit C-terminal domain-containing protein, with protein sequence MNYSKPIYTEKNDCQDCYKCVRECPVKAIKIEDGSASIVEELCIFCGHCTEICPVGAKKVRNDLTLAKLILDEDSKVIASIAPSWVADFPGVSEQRMVNALKFIGFTAVSETSLGAEVVSKETGRLLNDAAWKHKVAISTACPSVVELIIKYYPQYVQYLTPVVSPLMVHGALLKRWYGPDAKVIFFGPCIAKKIESDKNQDIVEVALTFKDLAQWIEDEGINLYVELPNETEPGLFEPVHSGLGTLYPIDGGMISGIKEDATATDISFMTFSGSRGITDALKDIDIYNGNNTLFLELLSCNGGCISGPGTRSKESLAVKRYHVINRVPLASKTIKNPTISMEAGDISCKFIEIKPVPVRKFSSKEIAEALSAVGKLSSKDELNCSGCGYDSCKEFAIAMILGNAERSMCVSYMRKVAHDKATVLLQKIPSGVVIVDDKMRVIEANRNFATMLGAETEMIFDANPGLEGAVAEKLVPFHKMLAAALNTGEDQMERDVKVGSKKLKISVFNIQKHKIVSAVVRDLTIPEVRNDEIARRTKDVIKENMETVQKIAYLLGENASKTEAMLSSILETLSPDEEQ
- a CDS encoding (2Fe-2S) ferredoxin domain-containing protein, with translation MQQKNEIMICLGSSCYSRGNQETLAVIKSYIQQNNLKANLTFKGKLCLGLCNEGPIVVINGEILKEVSPDTIISILEKKLL